The bacterium sequence CCCTGCGATAATTCCGTTCCGCGGTCGTTTCAGGGCGCGCCGCGCGAGGTCACGATGAGCGAACAGAATTCCCCGACGATCGCCTGCCGCCGCTGCGGCGCCGCCGAAGCCCCGGCCCTCGCGTTCGCGCCGTGGCCCGGCGAGCTGGGCCGCGAAATCCAAAACGGCACCTGCCGCGCCTGCTGGGACGAGTGGCTGACGATGCAGACG is a genomic window containing:
- a CDS encoding Fe(2+)-trafficking protein, whose amino-acid sequence is MSEQNSPTIACRRCGAAEAPALAFAPWPGELGREIQNGTCRACWDEWLTMQTRIINEYRLNVLDPEHSKALREQMLVFLKHREA